The DNA window ATTTGTCTTGGGGATATCAGTGCAGGGACACAGCAACAGCACAGGCTGTGACAAAAGCACAAACcaggacatacagtatgatcCTATTCAAATATCGcaggtattttttttaatcttgtatTCACAGCAACTGTTTTCCTGTACTTGCAGCCATCCTTGGAATGTACACGCTGATGAGCAACAAGCAGTACTACGATGCTCTGGGCACCACAGGCACGATCGCCAACACAGAGGGCATCAACAGTACgtatgaaatctttttttttcaattggtaaagatattttaaaaaactaatattGAAAGTCATAAGAAGATAAGTTGAAAAGTAAACTGCTGGTCAGATTCAAATCAAACGATGATGCATTTGAGAAgttgaaaaaaatatctttatgttcctcaaagtaaggtatcaTAAAAAGCATTGTTTTGATACCCGTATTGTATTGGAACTGGTATCAGATATTTCAAATGATACCCATTCCGTGACTTCAAAATGCTGAACAGGAACTGATTGGAAGTTGctgtaaataaactaaataatgaagagaaaaactaaaaaatcaaaGGCAAACAAAGCGTTCTTTTTGCAGCCTGAGGAAGGCTGCAACATGTTGAGGTTATTGTTATCTTTGACATTATGTATGTGTCATTTAAATGAAGGAAGTTTCAAAGACTTTCTTAAAGTTTACAGGTCCATTACAATCCATGAAAAGATATTTCTCTTAGAGACACTGAACATAACATATTGCATGTCACTACGCCACTCTGTGGCCTAAGCTGTGACGTTGCGTCTCCTACAGGCGTAGTGAAAGCAGATCCATTCAAGATCTTCCCCGATGAGCCACCCAACACCACCAACGTGGAGGAAACCCTGGAGAGAATCcacaacaacgacagcagccTGACTGAAGTCAACCTCAACAACATCAAGGTCAGCTGAACGTGAAAAAAATTGTGACGTTAAAAAGTTTCGGAAAATGACCAGTGTATTGCTTCAGTTCATCAGAAATACAAATATCAGCTTCTGCATCAAAGTGAACCATGCAGCTGAACTTCACAGATTTCCCAAATCTCTTTCCAAAAGTACACAGTTTTACTTTTTGCTGTTCACAGCCTCTCTGAAAGTCACTCTTTACCATGTGCAATTACAACTCTACACCAGACGCCTTGTTAACAGATATTCCTAGTGGGAGTTATTCAGCTCAAATCAGCTGCTGTATTGATCATTTGGAGTGTAAATCCTCCAGTCCATCCTTGAGTCTCAGCAGTACTTGGTTGAGAACCCGACCTCATAAAGGTGATGTCCcctctgtctgtgctgcaggaCATTCCCATCCCAACACTGAAAGAGATCTTTGAGGCCATGAAGGGAAACTCTCACGTGGAGTTTCTGAGCATTGCTGCGACGCGTAGCAACGACCCTGTGGCCTATGTGAGTACAATatgaaatgactgaaatgaattttttttttattgcaaccAGACAGCTGTCAAATGCTACATATTTTCTATTGTATACATATTCTTAGAGCCACTGATGTCATACATAGACATTTAAACCTTGCAAGCAGATACTTTTCTGCATCTTTGTCATTTAGTCATTAGTTCCCTTAAGCAAGAGTTACAGTAAGAATTTGATGTCATATTGAATATTTGAGTATTGAACCCATAATCCCCTCCATCCTAAAATAAAGGAAATGTTAATTTGTGGTAACATTGTATCAAAGGATCAATCAACACTAAAGTCACACAGGGCTGAAAACTGCTCTCTATAGGGTGAAACTTTCAAGCACGTCGCTTCTGGCCATAACATGACCGAACTTTTTAAACCTGCACATACCACCGTATGTGTGATTCTGATCCTAATTTAAGATAAATTAAAGGAGTCCAGGGTTCTCTACAAAAGGATGGCAATATAGAAGTTCTCAGTTTCTCAGTTCATTAGGAAACATTTGGGAGATTCAAGGTTTTCACTGGgcaatgaaaatgtatgtatgaacgTGATCATTTTTTAACATGTAGTTAAGCACtaaacaaaacaatcccaatctgcgcatacgtgtgtgtgtgtgtgtgtgtgtgtaccaggcATGTGCTGAGATGCTGCAGGAGAACACCAGCTTGCAGAGTCTTAATATCGAGTCCAACTTCATCACATCAGACGGCATGATGGCAATCATCAAAGCTATGGCCAACAATGCCACTCTGGTGGAGTTCAAGATTGACAACCAGGTTTGAAACGCGTAACTGAAACTATGGATGTACTGTGCATCTCACTGCAGTGACTGATGGGTAACACATAGGCGACCAATCAGATTGAATGTGTTTTGAGTTGTAACACTTGTACCCGTGTTCCACGTGTTAGCTAGGCGTTGTAGCCAAAATGATTTTCTTACTCATCTTGTCCGAGTCAGCGTCATTTCCCTAAAATGTTGGAGATCTCTTTTTGaatctcctcttctctctggtACAGAGGCAGAAGTTGGGAGACTCAGTTGAGATGGAGATCGCCTCCATGTTGGAGAACAACTCCAGCATCCTCAAATTCGGCTACCACTTCACCCAGCAGGGGCCCCGCGCCAGAGCTGCCATGGCCATCACACGAAACAACGACATGAGTGAGTCACTGCATGCTCAGAAAATCATTCTAAATGTCCATGTAGAAATATGGAAAGATTGGAGTAAATATTTTAGGTACACTGGGCAAGATTAGTGTGTAAAGTCCAGCTGAAATCAAAATGTGGGGAAGAGTGGCTGCCCTTAGATGCCATTTAAATGTAGACTAAAATACAGATGGCTTAATTTTTAGGGCTAATAAAAATCTTGAGCCACCATCTTTTTGATTACTGTTGTTTGTGTAGTGTTTTCTTATCtcatctttcttctctctgcagttCGCCAGCAGAGATTAAGATGAAAGTAACAAGGAGCAAACAGAACAACAAGCACTTCAGCCCCTTGGAGCCTGAAAACAGACTGCCGCCGATCCCCTCCTGCCAGCTTCCTCAGTGTGGCGCCACAGAGTTGAATGAATCCTCCCAAATGAAGCGTTGTGCATGGTGCAACCCACCTAACATCCATGTCCaaccatttcatttcatttaccGCAACCGGCTTTTTGTAGACTGCTGAATTCATCATAAAGGCATGTATAGGTCACAAGCAAAATGTGaagtgtcttttattttgtgcttttagTTTGTGCATCGCCAACATCATCCCAAACAAAAGGTTAACTCTTTTcattcatgaaaacattttcagtgtggtGCTATCTGTGGGaggaaaacaaactgtaaatactttaaataaaaatatatattcaagtattttttgtaaatgtttggcaagtttaattttattgtttctacACCTTATCTGGACATGAGTATATTGGATATATGAATAGTATTTTCAACAAATATTGGTTTAAATGCACCAAAGCAGCACATAGTTTGGTGCATTTAAGAATCTACAGCTGAAACTGGACAGCATTGTTTTGCAGAAGCATGAACTTTTAATTGTGTCATATTAATCTGTATTAGATCCAGGGATACTGGAAATACAGGATTTCAACCCAAAATGAGATGTTGACAATGTGACAGCAATTCTACAGCAAATTGTGGAACTTTGTCAACAGGTCCATCATTTACAACATCATAACATTATTAATCTACAGAGTCTATGGTGAACTTTAAGTGATAATATCCCCCCAAGATTGACATATACCGCAGCACGTTAGGGACGAACCCTTCATGTTAAGAATCACAGCGCTTTGATCCCTTAAAGTCGCTCCTGATCCTCTGACTTCCCTCAAGCACCTGAGCTATTTTTACCCCACACAGCCTGATGGGAAACGTAACCTAGTCCACTGGGCTTGAGTTACCTTGTTCCAAATATAAGGAACCAACTTTAAGAGGGTTGCACCCGTGTGCACCCACAGAGATTTATGAACAGAAACAGCTGCTAACCTCTGAGGATTTTGACAGCATTGCTGGGGTTCCTGCACTACCTCCCCTCATTTCTTTAacctatatttttatttctttaaagcgCTGTGACTTAATGTCAAGTTTGACATGACCACCAGATTTTTAGACTTCTCAAAGGTCAGATTTTTAAAGTCACGCAGACTTCAATGACATTTGgcatattaaaatgatttaaagtcAGCGTTGCCTCGCCACAAGCTCTTCTGAGGGTTTATCTTCCCTTTGATcactgtttcacagtaaaacacaggTGTATTTTTGGATTGTCATGCTGGGTGCCATCAATGCTGTGACAGACTGTTACCATATTGTGTTTCatttgttggatttttttttgtcaaatttgcACCAGAGGACTGTGTAAGTTGTAACACTGGAATGGCAGACATGATATTAAAGGTAATCAGAATTTAAATATCTATAAATTTGTCTTCAAAGCATATTACAAGTGTTTACATGTCATACTGCCAAGTATCCACAATGAGTAAGAAAGATCTTCAACATATTAAGTGCTTCCCCATGTGGTGGGGACACTCTGAGCTCCAAAATAATGAAGCGAGAGTGCTTTTGACGCATATTAGCAGTTTCGACAGAAACTAACCCATGTTAAGTCCCTCTGCCCCCGCCCACTGACCCTGATGGTGTTATCCAATTTAAACCAACTGTGCTGAACGAACACCCTGTGAAGAATGCTAACCGGTGGCTTCACTAACCAGATTAGCAATAAATACAGCCTATCTGCTGCTGATTTATAGTAAAGCTGACTGAGGATTAGTCCTACCAGAGGGGAGATGGCACCCAATGGAAAGGGGTAAAATACATAACAAAGGGCAATGAAAATAGTCTCACTCATCCTGTAGGCTACAAGACACATTCAGCTGAAAAGTCAAGTGTTTGTTCAGCTTTCAGTGCTGCTCTTCTGATGCTGAAGGGTCCATGAACAAGACATAAGGCTGATGATGGGGAGGATAACGTGGGTcagctgttgctgctgatgATTACTGGTGACTAGCAGTCTATTTTTACAACTAAAGAGTGACGCCCAAGATAACACAGGTGCTGTAGAATCAGCACAGGAAAAACATGGAATTCAATGAAAGGTTGATGCATGATACAAATTTGTTTAAGAAAGTCCTTACACATGGAGCTCCGGCTGTTACAAACAGCACCATGGCTACTGAATGTACCACTGTGGTACGAGTTCATCTGTGTTTTCCCAAAGTTAGTCCTCTCAGTGACTTGTAGGTAGGGGGGCAAGCGAAGGAGGCTCCTCCTCATCAGAATCAAACTCCACATTTGAATCTTTAACCCACTGGCCGCTCCGGTCTTGCAACCACCCCTCACTAAGAGAAAGACGAAGCAAGATGAAATGCACTGAAAACCATGAGGTTGGTACAGTCAAATATACTGAACTGACATCTAGTAGTGATAATGCACAATTTCAGCCAGGTATGCTTAGCCTTacttcaaacaaaaaaacaaacaaactgtccTGTACCTTTTTAGTTTGAGGTAGTGTTccagctctctcctcctctgggcTGTTATAGGCTCTGCCTCCTGTGTCACAGCAGCCTGAGATCCTTTTATGTCTTCTGATGGATCAT is part of the Siniperca chuatsi isolate FFG_IHB_CAS linkage group LG9, ASM2008510v1, whole genome shotgun sequence genome and encodes:
- the tmod4 gene encoding tropomodulin-4, with translation MSDPRDIDEDAILKGLSAEELDQLEYELQELDPENAMLPAGFRQRDQTKKSPTGPFDRDALQQHLEKQALEHEDREDLVPFTGEKKGRAFVPKKAPEIPKHEQVILEPELEEALKNATDAEMCDIAAILGMYTLMSNKQYYDALGTTGTIANTEGINSVVKADPFKIFPDEPPNTTNVEETLERIHNNDSSLTEVNLNNIKDIPIPTLKEIFEAMKGNSHVEFLSIAATRSNDPVAYACAEMLQENTSLQSLNIESNFITSDGMMAIIKAMANNATLVEFKIDNQRQKLGDSVEMEIASMLENNSSILKFGYHFTQQGPRARAAMAITRNNDMIRQQRLR